One genomic segment of Kordiimonas sp. SCSIO 12603 includes these proteins:
- the fmt gene encoding methionyl-tRNA formyltransferase produces the protein MRIVFMGTPDFAVPTLKALHGAGHEIAAVYSQPPRPAGRGKKERKSPVHTVAEELGVEVRTPLSMKKEEAIAEFAALKADVAVVVAYGQILPQAVLDAPKHGCVNVHASLLPRWRGAAPIHRAIMAGDDKTGVCIMQMEAGLDTGPVILRDEVAIEAGDTTASLHDVLADMGADLINEAVISLADGTATIETQPEEGVTYAHKIDKAEARIDWTASATEIDRKVRGLFPFPGAFFELNGMRVKVLAGEVADISGDAGTTLDDTLLIGCGEGAYRLTKVQKAGKGAADAEAFLRGNPVAAGVCLGAT, from the coding sequence ATGCGGATTGTATTTATGGGCACACCGGATTTTGCGGTGCCAACACTGAAAGCACTTCACGGTGCTGGCCACGAAATCGCAGCGGTTTATTCTCAGCCGCCGAGACCAGCTGGTCGAGGTAAGAAAGAGCGTAAAAGCCCTGTACATACTGTTGCAGAAGAACTGGGCGTTGAAGTGCGTACGCCGCTTTCTATGAAAAAGGAAGAGGCAATTGCTGAATTTGCTGCGCTTAAGGCGGATGTAGCTGTTGTTGTGGCCTATGGCCAAATATTGCCTCAAGCGGTTCTGGATGCGCCAAAGCATGGCTGTGTAAACGTTCATGCATCTTTGTTGCCGCGGTGGCGTGGAGCTGCGCCTATCCACCGGGCGATTATGGCGGGCGATGACAAGACAGGTGTGTGCATCATGCAGATGGAAGCGGGGCTTGATACAGGACCGGTTATCCTTCGTGATGAGGTAGCTATTGAAGCTGGCGATACCACGGCAAGCCTTCATGACGTATTGGCTGATATGGGAGCAGACCTTATTAATGAGGCAGTTATTTCACTCGCGGACGGTACAGCGACCATTGAGACGCAGCCAGAAGAGGGCGTAACCTACGCCCATAAAATTGATAAAGCGGAAGCGCGAATTGATTGGACCGCCTCTGCCACTGAGATCGACCGTAAGGTACGTGGCTTGTTTCCATTCCCTGGTGCATTCTTTGAGCTGAATGGTATGCGGGTGAAAGTGTTGGCTGGTGAGGTGGCGGATATTTCAGGTGATGCTGGTACAACGCTGGATGACACACTTCTTATTGGCTGTGGTGAGGGGGCTTACCGCCTCACAAAGGTACAGAAAGCGGGCAAGGGGGCTGCTGACGCAGAAGCATTCCTTCGCGGCAACCCGGTTGCGGCTGGTGTTTGTTTAGGAGCCACCTAA
- the truA gene encoding tRNA pseudouridine(38-40) synthase TruA, with the protein MQRFKLTIEYDGRPFAGWQRQADVMSVQQALEDAAFKFLPGDERILVSGSGRTDAGVHGLGQVAHVDITRDMTADQVQGAFNYHLKPHPVSVLEVDAVDDEFDARFSALKRHYIYKIKNRRAPLTHQKGLMWHVKTPLDAEAMHDAAQELVGLHDFTTFRHVHCQAKSPVKTVDYIGVERVGDEVHLTAGARSFLHHQIRSITGTLALVGRGKWTGADVKAALDAKDRNAIGHNAPPDGLYFRKVEY; encoded by the coding sequence ATGCAGCGCTTCAAGCTTACAATCGAATATGATGGCAGGCCTTTTGCGGGATGGCAGCGGCAGGCGGATGTTATGTCTGTGCAGCAAGCGCTAGAGGATGCAGCTTTCAAATTCTTGCCGGGTGACGAACGTATTCTTGTGTCAGGCTCTGGCCGAACAGACGCGGGTGTACACGGGCTTGGACAAGTAGCACACGTTGATATCACACGTGATATGACGGCTGATCAGGTGCAGGGTGCGTTTAACTATCACCTGAAACCACATCCGGTTTCTGTGCTTGAAGTGGACGCTGTGGATGATGAGTTCGACGCACGCTTTTCTGCGCTTAAGCGGCACTATATCTATAAAATTAAAAATCGCAGAGCACCCCTTACCCACCAGAAGGGGTTAATGTGGCACGTGAAAACACCACTTGATGCGGAAGCCATGCATGATGCTGCTCAGGAACTTGTTGGCCTGCACGACTTCACAACGTTCCGCCATGTCCACTGTCAGGCAAAAAGCCCTGTAAAAACAGTTGATTACATTGGTGTAGAGCGTGTCGGTGATGAAGTGCATCTAACTGCAGGTGCACGTTCTTTCCTTCATCACCAGATACGGTCAATCACGGGTACACTTGCGCTTGTTGGGCGCGGTAAATGGACCGGCGCTGATGTAAAAGCGGCGCTTGATGCCAAGGACCGAAATGCTATTGGTCATAACGCGCCGCCAGATGGTCTCTATTTCCGGAAGGTAGAATATTAA
- the ptsN gene encoding PTS IIA-like nitrogen regulatory protein PtsN: protein MINQGSALKGMELSDLLQADSILADFKASSKKQAIQSLSRMIAEQAGVDPREVFERTLEREKLGSTGVGRGVAIPHARVDGVDGIKGFFARLSAPIEFDSVDDRPVDLMFMLLAPEEAGADHLKALAKVSRTLRDEKTCEKLRATDDPSALLAMLAGPQVSVA from the coding sequence GTGATAAATCAGGGCTCGGCATTAAAAGGCATGGAACTCAGTGATCTGCTTCAGGCAGACAGCATTCTTGCTGACTTTAAGGCCTCAAGTAAGAAACAGGCTATTCAGTCTTTATCTCGTATGATCGCAGAACAAGCAGGCGTGGACCCTCGCGAGGTGTTCGAACGCACACTTGAGCGAGAAAAACTTGGCAGCACAGGTGTTGGCCGTGGCGTTGCTATTCCGCACGCACGTGTAGACGGCGTGGACGGCATCAAAGGCTTTTTCGCACGTCTTAGCGCTCCCATTGAATTTGACAGTGTCGATGACCGACCCGTTGACCTGATGTTTATGTTGCTCGCTCCAGAAGAAGCCGGTGCAGATCACCTTAAGGCACTCGCTAAGGTTTCTCGCACACTTAGGGATGAAAAAACCTGTGAAAAGCTGCGTGCAACAGACGACCCAAGCGCTCTTCTTGCCATGCTAGCCGGCCCACAGGTTTCTGTGGCTTAA
- the hpf gene encoding ribosome hibernation-promoting factor, HPF/YfiA family: MEINVTGRKMNVGESLTEHVESRLESIADKYFSRTIDATITFIKEGHLCRADISFHANQGINFQSRGEAEDPYVAFEEAAEKVEKQLRRYKRRLKNHHKQARHDAAMELAHDLVIAPETDEGDSAQASAETDQPIIIAENRREIPNVSVGDAAMLMDLADANAFMFRNTKSDTLEVVYRRGDGNIGWISPSGS; this comes from the coding sequence ATGGAAATTAATGTAACCGGACGGAAAATGAATGTTGGTGAATCTCTAACAGAACACGTTGAATCCCGCCTGGAAAGTATTGCTGACAAATATTTCAGCAGAACCATAGACGCAACAATCACTTTTATAAAAGAAGGACACCTCTGTCGCGCAGACATATCGTTTCATGCCAACCAAGGGATCAATTTTCAAAGCCGCGGGGAGGCGGAAGATCCATATGTTGCTTTCGAAGAAGCAGCAGAAAAAGTAGAAAAACAGTTGCGCAGATACAAACGACGCCTTAAGAACCACCACAAACAAGCTAGGCACGATGCCGCCATGGAACTGGCACATGATTTGGTAATCGCGCCTGAAACGGACGAAGGTGATAGCGCACAAGCAAGCGCTGAAACTGATCAGCCGATCATCATTGCTGAAAATCGGAGAGAAATTCCGAACGTGAGCGTAGGAGACGCGGCAATGTTAATGGATCTGGCAGACGCAAACGCATTTATGTTCAGAAACACCAAAAGCGACACACTTGAGGTCGTTTATCGCCGTGGTGATGGAAATATTGGGTGGATTAGCCCAAGCGGTTCATAA
- the rpoN gene encoding RNA polymerase factor sigma-54, with product MALTPRLDLRQSQQLVMTPQLQQAIKLLQLSNLELTDYVATEVERNPLLEMGEATPEGADNQSGGEQGGTATGDDLRESGGSDTPVDEGLIAADTSMNTALDTSSTSDSALDTNMETNIYNNDAVSDRVSSTPEGGAGSLSYDGGGAVKGGGGMMDERSLDQTLEGEENLHDFLMRQMAVLYSEPADRLIATHLVDLVDEAGYVDQEAVLDVGQRLGVEDDDVLKVLGGLQTLEPSGVFARGLAECLAIQLKELDRYDPAMQALVENLDLLAKRDMAAIKRLCGVDQDDIADMIREIRALNPKPGLAYGGVNVQPVVPDIFIRKSRAGTWVVELNSDTLPKVLVNSQYVSELKEVGGNKEAKAFVSDCLADANWLVKALDQRARTILKVATALVKKQEMFFELGVRFLKPLTLKDIAEEIDMHESTVSRVTNNKFMSCPRGMFELKYFFTSSISSADGGDAHSAESVKFRLKEIIDSEDPKKILSDDKLVALMKAEGVDIARRTVAKYREAMKIPSSVQRRRLKNMAS from the coding sequence ATGGCCTTAACCCCAAGATTAGATTTAAGACAAAGCCAGCAACTGGTGATGACGCCGCAATTGCAGCAGGCGATCAAACTGTTGCAACTGTCTAACTTGGAGTTAACAGATTATGTTGCCACAGAGGTGGAACGTAATCCCCTTCTTGAAATGGGGGAAGCTACACCAGAGGGCGCTGATAATCAGTCAGGCGGCGAACAAGGCGGTACCGCCACGGGCGACGACCTGAGAGAGAGTGGCGGAAGCGATACACCTGTTGATGAAGGCTTAATCGCTGCTGATACCAGTATGAACACAGCGCTCGACACCAGCAGCACGTCCGACAGCGCACTCGACACCAATATGGAAACCAACATCTATAATAATGATGCGGTTTCCGACCGGGTTTCCAGCACACCTGAGGGCGGCGCAGGCAGCTTAAGCTATGATGGCGGTGGTGCTGTTAAAGGCGGCGGCGGCATGATGGACGAACGCAGCCTCGATCAAACCCTGGAAGGTGAAGAAAACCTCCATGATTTTCTGATGCGCCAAATGGCTGTTCTATACTCAGAGCCTGCAGACCGCTTAATTGCCACCCATCTGGTAGACCTTGTGGACGAAGCTGGTTATGTGGATCAGGAAGCTGTTCTTGACGTTGGTCAACGCCTGGGTGTTGAAGATGACGACGTCCTTAAAGTACTTGGCGGCCTGCAAACTCTAGAACCATCTGGAGTGTTTGCACGCGGTCTTGCAGAATGCCTTGCCATCCAACTTAAAGAATTAGACCGATACGACCCTGCCATGCAGGCGCTCGTTGAAAACCTTGATCTGCTTGCCAAAAGGGATATGGCGGCGATTAAACGCCTGTGCGGTGTTGATCAAGACGATATCGCAGATATGATCCGGGAAATTCGTGCACTAAACCCCAAGCCCGGCCTCGCTTATGGCGGTGTTAACGTACAACCCGTTGTACCGGATATTTTCATCCGTAAAAGCCGTGCTGGCACATGGGTGGTGGAACTGAACAGTGACACACTCCCCAAAGTTCTTGTGAATTCACAGTATGTTAGTGAGCTTAAAGAAGTGGGCGGCAATAAAGAAGCGAAGGCTTTTGTTTCAGATTGCCTGGCGGATGCTAACTGGCTTGTAAAAGCGCTAGATCAACGTGCTCGTACGATTCTTAAGGTGGCAACTGCGCTCGTTAAAAAACAGGAAATGTTCTTTGAATTAGGTGTGCGGTTCCTGAAACCACTTACCCTTAAAGATATCGCAGAAGAAATTGATATGCACGAATCAACCGTATCTCGTGTTACCAATAACAAGTTCATGTCCTGCCCGCGCGGTATGTTTGAACTGAAGTATTTCTTCACCTCTTCTATTTCCTCTGCAGATGGCGGTGATGCCCATTCAGCAGAATCAGTGAAGTTCCGCCTGAAGGAAATCATTGACTCGGAAGACCCGAAGAAAATTCTGTCTGATGATAAGCTAGTGGCACTTATGAAAGCCGAAGGCGTGGATATCGCCCGCCGCACGGTTGCCAAATACCGTGAAGCAATGAAGATACCATCTTCTGTTCAGCGCCGCCGCCTGAAGAACATGGCATCTTAG
- the lptB gene encoding LPS export ABC transporter ATP-binding protein, giving the protein MNVNSNSANDGRTGLQVRGIAKSYNGRPILRDVSLSVNQGEVVGLLGPNGAGKTTCFYSITGLIAPDQGRIELDGDDITHLPMYRRARLGIGYLPQETSIFRGMTVSENIEAVLEVVETDRAKRDAMLNELLEEFSITHLRNTPALALSGGERRRCEIARALAARPNFILLDEPFAGIDPIAIADIRDLTKHLKDRDIGVLITDHNVRETLDIIDRASIIYDGHVLFEGTPDEVLVNEDVRRVYLGDSFSL; this is encoded by the coding sequence ATGAATGTAAATAGTAACAGCGCGAATGATGGCCGCACAGGCTTGCAGGTACGCGGGATTGCCAAATCTTATAACGGCCGCCCTATCTTGCGCGATGTCTCCCTCTCCGTAAATCAGGGAGAGGTGGTTGGCCTCTTGGGGCCAAACGGTGCTGGTAAAACAACATGCTTTTACTCAATCACTGGCCTAATCGCCCCTGATCAGGGCCGTATTGAGCTGGATGGCGATGATATCACACACTTGCCCATGTATCGCCGCGCCCGCCTTGGTATTGGGTACTTGCCGCAGGAAACATCTATTTTCCGCGGCATGACAGTTTCTGAAAATATTGAAGCTGTACTTGAAGTAGTGGAAACAGACCGCGCGAAGCGCGACGCCATGCTCAACGAGCTTCTGGAAGAATTTTCTATCACACACTTAAGGAATACACCCGCACTGGCCCTTTCAGGTGGTGAGCGCCGCCGCTGCGAAATCGCGCGTGCCCTTGCAGCACGCCCGAACTTCATCTTGCTTGATGAACCATTTGCAGGGATTGATCCAATCGCTATCGCAGATATTCGTGATCTTACCAAACACCTGAAAGACCGTGATATCGGTGTCTTGATTACAGACCATAACGTACGCGAGACCCTTGATATTATTGACCGCGCTAGCATTATTTATGATGGCCATGTGCTCTTTGAAGGCACACCGGACGAGGTGCTGGTGAATGAAGATGTACGCCGCGTATACCTCGGCGACAGCTTCAGTTTATAA
- a CDS encoding LptA/OstA family protein, producing MQKLISISLILWAALVFTHSAQAQSVLQGHDTYQPLDISAERFEIRQNPSRALFIGAVKVIQGRMTLNSETLTVFYANEQDSKDPKISRLDAQGKVTLVSATESLTGDWAVYDVDEHLITLGGDVVLTQNDNVLRGERLEFDLVSGLAKLDGQVHGKTDGRVRGRFSIPDKDK from the coding sequence ATGCAAAAACTAATATCGATTTCACTGATACTCTGGGCAGCACTGGTATTCACCCACAGCGCACAAGCTCAATCAGTTCTTCAAGGCCATGATACCTATCAGCCACTAGATATTTCTGCTGAACGCTTTGAAATCCGGCAAAACCCAAGCCGTGCTCTTTTTATTGGCGCGGTTAAAGTTATTCAGGGCCGTATGACACTGAATTCAGAAACACTCACTGTGTTTTATGCCAACGAGCAAGATAGCAAAGACCCGAAAATCTCCCGCCTTGATGCTCAAGGTAAGGTGACACTGGTATCTGCAACAGAATCGCTTACTGGTGATTGGGCCGTTTATGATGTGGATGAACATCTGATCACTTTGGGTGGTGATGTAGTTCTTACACAGAATGATAATGTACTCCGCGGCGAACGGCTTGAGTTTGATCTGGTATCAGGGCTTGCAAAACTTGATGGGCAGGTACACGGAAAAACTGATGGCCGTGTAAGAGGCCGCTTCAGTATTCCAGACAAAGATAAATAA
- the lptC gene encoding LPS export ABC transporter periplasmic protein LptC, translated as MVKPTADHYHSTEEARAVARDALRPMARQATSPLWDKFIRTMQLVLPVTAAVLGTVTILWPYLNDNEVSFTLSTEDVAKGDSTIRMMKMRYVGTDAVNQLFEVEAASGQQDSPTAPRISLSDIKAKMTLEETGPATVTARTGIYRTKESTLSLVGGVNLITGNGFTLNMAGAEIDLKTHIAVGQGSITGQSDLGTLEAARMEIFADEREGIFDGGVKMHIVPKRPVGNKTTSEK; from the coding sequence ATGGTAAAGCCAACCGCAGATCATTATCATAGCACCGAAGAAGCCCGCGCTGTTGCGCGCGATGCCCTGCGCCCTATGGCGCGTCAGGCTACCAGTCCTCTGTGGGATAAATTTATCCGCACTATGCAGTTAGTACTGCCTGTAACTGCTGCCGTCCTAGGTACCGTTACAATACTTTGGCCTTATCTAAATGATAATGAGGTGAGCTTTACCCTTTCCACAGAAGATGTTGCCAAAGGTGATAGCACTATCCGTATGATGAAAATGCGGTATGTGGGCACAGATGCCGTGAACCAACTGTTTGAAGTTGAAGCAGCTTCAGGCCAGCAAGATAGCCCAACCGCTCCTCGGATCAGCCTTTCTGATATCAAGGCTAAGATGACCCTGGAGGAAACAGGCCCTGCCACGGTTACAGCTCGAACAGGTATCTACCGCACCAAAGAAAGTACCCTTTCTCTAGTGGGCGGCGTTAACCTGATAACTGGCAACGGTTTTACCCTTAATATGGCTGGCGCTGAAATTGATCTCAAAACCCATATCGCCGTAGGCCAAGGGTCTATTACCGGACAATCAGATCTTGGCACCCTTGAGGCGGCCCGAATGGAAATTTTCGCCGATGAACGCGAAGGTATTTTTGATGGCGGCGTAAAAATGCATATTGTACCAAAGCGGCCTGTCGGTAATAAAACCACATCAGAAAAATAG
- a CDS encoding ribonuclease D has product MAIYMYEGDLPDGLDFGGSVAIDSETMGLNPHRDRLCVVQLSSGDGNAHLVRFKRGEYNAPNLKALLENPDVLKIFHFARFDVAVMKAYLDADTAPLYCTKIASKLVRTYTDRHGLKDLCRELGGITLDKQQQSSDWGADEITKAQQEYAASDVLYLHKIKEKLDMMLAREERTHLAEAAFQFLPVRADMDLRGYEYMDIFSH; this is encoded by the coding sequence ATGGCAATTTACATGTATGAAGGCGATCTGCCTGATGGGCTTGATTTTGGCGGCTCTGTCGCGATTGACAGCGAAACCATGGGCCTTAATCCGCACCGTGACCGCCTTTGTGTTGTGCAGCTTTCAAGTGGTGACGGCAATGCTCACCTGGTGCGCTTTAAGCGCGGTGAATATAATGCACCAAACCTGAAAGCTCTGCTTGAAAACCCTGATGTTCTGAAGATTTTCCATTTCGCCCGCTTTGATGTTGCGGTGATGAAAGCGTATCTGGACGCTGATACTGCACCGCTTTACTGCACGAAAATCGCTTCCAAACTTGTCCGCACATATACGGACCGCCACGGTCTTAAAGACCTGTGCCGTGAACTGGGTGGCATCACCCTTGATAAGCAGCAGCAATCAAGTGATTGGGGTGCAGATGAGATTACGAAAGCGCAGCAGGAATATGCCGCTTCTGATGTGCTATACTTACACAAGATTAAAGAGAAACTGGATATGATGCTGGCACGTGAAGAACGTACACACCTTGCGGAAGCCGCCTTTCAGTTCTTGCCTGTCCGCGCTGATATGGACCTGCGCGGTTATGAATATATGGATATATTCTCCCACTAG
- a CDS encoding thioesterase family protein, producing the protein MSERMLTEILKDIETNEDMSTYLSPSWQQGRAAFGGLVASMAVTGMKKQLSDPKSLRSLLVNFVGPTPITPTNVVPRVLREGKSVTQMTADVTDGSGVHLHASAAFGLPREAKFVPQASEFKPEPRESVPLMPKNMGSIPNFLKHFDIHWTGGGIPLSGMEDRRCGMWVKHTEDMSAYPEERIVALADMPPPIMLSHFKKLVRVSSLSWSLEFVRPPEEVTSDWMYLDYTLEAAANGYSQQDGRIFDEDGNLCAISRQCMVYFE; encoded by the coding sequence ATGTCTGAGCGGATGCTGACGGAAATTTTGAAAGACATTGAAACAAACGAAGATATGTCAACGTACCTGTCTCCGAGCTGGCAGCAGGGGCGGGCTGCCTTTGGTGGTCTTGTGGCCTCGATGGCGGTTACAGGCATGAAAAAGCAACTGTCAGACCCCAAATCCTTGCGTTCGCTTTTGGTGAATTTTGTTGGGCCTACACCTATCACTCCCACAAATGTGGTGCCGCGTGTGCTGAGAGAGGGTAAATCTGTTACCCAGATGACAGCTGATGTGACGGATGGTTCCGGTGTACACCTTCATGCAAGTGCAGCTTTTGGCCTGCCGCGGGAAGCCAAATTTGTGCCGCAGGCATCTGAGTTTAAACCAGAGCCTCGTGAAAGCGTGCCGCTGATGCCGAAAAATATGGGCAGTATCCCGAATTTTCTGAAGCATTTTGATATTCACTGGACAGGCGGTGGCATCCCGCTTTCTGGTATGGAAGATCGTCGCTGCGGCATGTGGGTAAAGCATACCGAAGATATGAGTGCATACCCTGAGGAGCGGATCGTAGCGCTTGCAGATATGCCGCCACCTATCATGCTGTCTCATTTCAAGAAACTTGTGAGGGTAAGCTCTCTTTCATGGTCGCTTGAATTTGTGCGACCGCCGGAAGAGGTAACATCAGATTGGATGTATCTGGATTACACCTTAGAGGCGGCGGCAAATGGTTATAGTCAGCAAGATGGCCGTATTTTTGATGAAGACGGCAACCTCTGTGCTATCTCACGGCAATGTATGGTGTATTTTGAGTAA
- a CDS encoding redoxin family protein, whose product MKKAPELDVIEWLNTSEPLSLQKLRGKVVVIEAFQMLCPGCVSHSLPQAIKITQLFPQKDVQVIGLHTVFEHHAAQGSREALDAFIHEYKIPFPVAIDRQTDKHLPATMEIYQMQGTPTLILVDKEGRLRKQKFGMTSDMQIGAEIMSLIGENSAPEPETKSSPPQAGTCTDEGCSL is encoded by the coding sequence ATGAAAAAAGCACCAGAACTCGATGTAATCGAATGGCTCAACACCTCAGAGCCACTAAGCCTTCAGAAACTAAGAGGCAAGGTGGTGGTGATTGAAGCCTTTCAGATGCTTTGTCCAGGATGTGTTTCCCATAGCTTGCCTCAGGCTATAAAAATTACACAGCTTTTCCCGCAAAAAGATGTTCAGGTTATCGGCCTGCACACTGTGTTTGAACATCACGCTGCACAAGGTAGCCGTGAAGCGCTGGACGCCTTCATTCACGAGTATAAAATCCCGTTCCCTGTCGCAATTGACAGACAAACGGATAAACACCTGCCAGCAACCATGGAAATATACCAAATGCAAGGCACGCCGACCTTAATTCTTGTTGATAAGGAAGGCCGCTTAAGAAAACAGAAATTCGGTATGACAAGCGATATGCAAATTGGCGCTGAAATTATGTCGCTGATCGGTGAAAACTCTGCCCCTGAACCGGAAACAAAGAGCAGCCCACCACAGGCCGGAACATGCACAGACGAAGGTTGTTCCCTGTAA
- a CDS encoding hexameric tyrosine-coordinated heme protein produces the protein MSNTQNSFPQTLVTTTPEEGFNLAIKLARLAVRATQPDKNKLMALRPEYAENADSLIAASHVVAIHFQTIAQANCHWKY, from the coding sequence ATGAGCAATACACAAAACAGTTTCCCGCAAACACTTGTAACCACAACACCTGAAGAAGGGTTTAATCTGGCTATCAAACTTGCCCGTCTTGCTGTGCGTGCCACCCAACCTGACAAGAATAAACTTATGGCATTAAGGCCTGAGTATGCAGAAAATGCAGATAGCTTAATTGCCGCAAGCCATGTGGTTGCTATCCATTTTCAAACCATTGCTCAGGCAAACTGTCACTGGAAATATTAA
- a CDS encoding MarR family winged helix-turn-helix transcriptional regulator: protein MNNIAILLERIGRVLQNDAHTHGLKPTQWEALRYLGRANRFSRSPSAVTAYLGMTKGTVSQTLAALERKGLIEKSSDPTDKRNIHINLTGAGGELLQEDPVRQFVQPQDKTSAELEAGLEKLLLDTLKKRGGKAFGACKTCKYFQVEHTDFPEHGCGLLKVALSGDDADRICAEHIH from the coding sequence ATGAATAATATTGCTATACTTCTGGAACGTATTGGACGAGTGCTCCAGAATGATGCTCATACCCACGGTTTGAAACCTACCCAGTGGGAAGCCTTGCGTTATCTTGGGCGTGCGAACCGGTTTTCACGCTCCCCTTCTGCAGTTACCGCCTATTTGGGCATGACGAAAGGGACTGTTTCCCAAACGCTTGCAGCGCTTGAACGGAAAGGTTTGATTGAAAAATCATCAGACCCAACGGACAAGAGAAATATTCATATTAACCTCACGGGGGCAGGGGGCGAATTGCTTCAAGAAGATCCTGTACGGCAGTTTGTACAGCCACAAGATAAGACTTCTGCTGAATTAGAAGCAGGGCTTGAAAAACTGCTTTTGGATACTCTCAAGAAACGTGGCGGCAAGGCCTTTGGCGCTTGCAAAACTTGTAAATATTTTCAGGTAGAACACACTGACTTTCCAGAGCATGGTTGCGGACTTTTAAAAGTGGCGCTTTCCGGTGATGATGCTGACCGTATATGTGCTGAACATATTCATTAG
- a CDS encoding class I SAM-dependent methyltransferase → MAHSASFWNRIATKYSKSPIADEAAYEKKLEISREYFTPESELLEIGCGTGSTAVLHAPYVKHIDAVDISENMISIARSKAESEGVDNIDFRVLDSDDLQVASESKDAVLALSLLHLVEDKEALMAKAHAALKPGGVFITSTACIADFMAWMKYILPVGRALRLLPFVKVFSADELRASMKAAGFEILYDWQPAKNKGLFIVAKKSDS, encoded by the coding sequence ATGGCTCATTCCGCATCTTTCTGGAATAGAATAGCAACGAAATATTCCAAATCACCTATTGCTGATGAAGCGGCATACGAAAAAAAGCTGGAAATCAGCCGGGAATATTTCACACCTGAATCTGAACTTCTGGAAATCGGTTGTGGTACTGGGTCTACAGCAGTTTTACATGCACCTTATGTAAAGCATATTGATGCGGTGGATATCTCTGAAAACATGATCAGCATCGCGCGCTCGAAGGCGGAAAGCGAAGGTGTAGATAATATTGATTTTCGTGTTCTGGATTCTGATGATCTGCAAGTGGCGTCTGAAAGTAAGGATGCTGTTTTAGCGCTTAGTCTTTTGCATCTGGTGGAAGATAAAGAGGCGCTGATGGCAAAAGCTCATGCTGCCCTAAAGCCCGGCGGTGTGTTTATAACCAGCACAGCATGTATTGCCGATTTCATGGCGTGGATGAAATATATCCTGCCTGTTGGTCGTGCGCTGCGGTTGTTGCCGTTTGTGAAAGTCTTTTCGGCAGATGAGCTCAGAGCCAGCATGAAGGCTGCGGGCTTTGAGATTCTCTATGATTGGCAGCCCGCTAAAAATAAAGGGCTGTTTATTGTGGCGAAAAAATCAGATTCGTAG